Proteins from one Telopea speciosissima isolate NSW1024214 ecotype Mountain lineage chromosome 1, Tspe_v1, whole genome shotgun sequence genomic window:
- the LOC122665450 gene encoding uncharacterized protein LOC122665450 — MTRDIVIRHHSLNQRNQPLLANQQSTKKKKLTFAEVAGGTAAECAAVCCCCPCGLVNLLVLAVYKLPAGLCKKALKNKNSKSFNNGLLPQRRKCNCECSETKTQVHPVSINSSPSDKPEQDDQTEKKVMELEKEMWDRFYSAGFWRSPSQRQ; from the coding sequence ATGACTCGGGATATCGTGATACGCCACCATTCCCTGAACCAACGAAACCAACCACTGTTGGCGAACCAGCAGTCGacgaaaaaaaagaagttgacGTTCGCGGAAGTCGCCGGAGGGACCGCCGCAGAGTGCGCCGCCGTATGCTGCTGCTGCCCCTGTGGGCTTGTGAACCTTCTGGTCCTCGCCGTGTACAAGTTACCTGCGGGACTCTGCAAGAAAGCGTTGAAGAACAAGAATTCGAAGAGCTTCAACAACGGTCTCCTTCCACAGAGGCGTAAGTGCAATTGCGAATGCAGCGAGACGAAGACTCAGGTACACCCGGTATCAATCAATTCGTCTCCATCGGATAAGCCTGAACAGGACGATCAGACGGAGAAGAAGGTTATGGAAttggagaaggagatgtgggacCGCTTCTACAGTGCTGGTTTCTGGAGGAGCCCTTCTCAGAGACAGTAG